In Chryseobacterium turcicum, a single window of DNA contains:
- a CDS encoding KTSC domain-containing protein, with protein sequence MKKIGDYRKLLEVDNTATLKDLKTIYRNVMKDTHPDKFVNDEEGKLAAEEKSKSVIEAYHFLVSINPETQEKYKEEYTETITTSIITDFYLEKSILKVQHLNGKMFEYIGVPRNTYIKMVNADSPSRFARRHIYGNFTFRKSGEVMVD encoded by the coding sequence ATGAAAAAAATAGGTGATTACAGAAAACTTCTTGAGGTAGACAATACTGCTACTTTGAAAGACTTGAAAACAATTTACAGAAATGTGATGAAAGATACGCATCCTGATAAATTTGTGAATGATGAAGAAGGGAAACTGGCTGCAGAAGAAAAAAGCAAATCTGTGATTGAAGCCTATCATTTTTTGGTAAGCATCAACCCTGAAACGCAGGAAAAATATAAGGAAGAATACACAGAAACAATTACCACTTCAATTATTACTGATTTCTATCTTGAGAAATCAATTTTGAAAGTTCAGCACTTGAATGGAAAAATGTTTGAATACATCGGTGTTCCAAGAAATACGTATATCAAAATGGTGAATGCAGATTCGCCGAGCCGTTTTGCAAGAAGACATATCTATGGGAATTTTACCTTTAGAAAATCTGGTGAAGTAATGGTAGATTAA